A genomic window from Companilactobacillus alimentarius DSM 20249 includes:
- a CDS encoding LTA synthase family protein, with protein MKRIIKGISNFLNTRLGFVLLAVFLYTLKTVYAYTTKFNLGVKGSIQTFLMIINPIPIMLLLFGIALYMKGRKSYIFLLIVDFLDSVWLFSNILYYREFSDFLTMVLIKGSGSVTNNLGKSIMGILKPTDFLVFIDVLVLILLLAFHVIKMDVKRLNWQIPILISSLAVLLFGANLTLAESDRSQLLTRTFDNNYIVKYLGLNVFNIYDLIKTTKTNAVKSQAKSSDIDSIEKYMKDNYVQPNVEYSGVAKGKNVFIIHLESLQQFMIDYKWDGEEVTPNLNKIYHESNTLSFDNFFNQVGQGKTADAELMLENSLFGLPEGSAMVTDGTSNTFQAAPAILDQEAGYTSASFHGDVPSFWNRDNAYKSWGYDYFFSSNYYKQKKSYNVGYGMKDKIFLKDSAQYIEQLPQPFYAKLITVTNHYPYTLDKKNQSISKTNTGDKTVDGYVQTARYLDESIGEFMNWLKETGLDKKSMIVFYGDHYGISDNHKKAMAKLTGIKGFNDFDNAQYQRVPFMIHMDGLKGGINHTYGGEIDVLPTILNLLGIDNKNMIQFGSDLLSSEHSQVVAFRNGDFVSPTVTKVGSTYYNTKNGKVDKKISKTEKDKLANKVTTELSLSDRVINGDLLRFHKLPGFTTVNKKNYSYKKSTALKKLKAAEKKKGTSLIEQNDNKSMLDLYQTDAPELSNNK; from the coding sequence ATGAAGCGTATTATTAAAGGTATTTCCAATTTTTTAAACACTAGGCTAGGATTTGTACTTCTAGCTGTGTTTTTATATACTCTTAAGACGGTCTATGCTTATACTACTAAGTTTAATTTAGGCGTTAAGGGTTCGATCCAAACATTTTTGATGATTATTAATCCAATTCCAATCATGCTGTTGCTGTTTGGGATTGCTTTATACATGAAAGGAAGAAAATCGTATATTTTCCTTCTGATCGTTGATTTCTTGGATTCTGTCTGGTTATTTTCGAATATTTTGTATTATCGTGAATTTTCAGATTTTTTAACTATGGTACTTATCAAGGGTTCTGGTTCAGTAACCAACAACTTAGGTAAAAGTATTATGGGAATTTTAAAGCCAACTGATTTTCTTGTGTTTATAGATGTTTTAGTATTGATACTACTATTGGCTTTTCATGTAATTAAGATGGATGTTAAACGATTGAATTGGCAAATTCCAATTTTGATCAGTTCTTTAGCAGTTTTATTATTCGGAGCAAATTTAACTCTTGCTGAGAGTGATCGTTCACAGTTGTTGACAAGAACGTTTGATAATAACTATATTGTTAAATATTTAGGCTTAAACGTTTTTAATATTTATGATCTGATAAAAACTACTAAAACTAATGCAGTTAAGTCTCAGGCTAAGAGTTCTGACATTGATTCAATTGAGAAATACATGAAGGATAATTATGTCCAGCCCAATGTAGAGTATAGTGGCGTAGCTAAGGGTAAGAATGTGTTTATCATTCACTTAGAGAGTTTGCAGCAATTCATGATTGATTATAAGTGGGATGGAGAAGAAGTAACTCCTAACTTAAATAAGATTTATCATGAAAGTAATACTTTGAGTTTCGATAATTTCTTTAATCAGGTTGGTCAAGGGAAAACAGCTGATGCTGAGCTTATGCTTGAAAATTCGCTCTTTGGCTTGCCTGAGGGATCAGCAATGGTTACTGATGGTACAAGTAATACTTTCCAAGCCGCACCGGCTATTCTAGATCAGGAAGCCGGATATACTTCGGCATCATTCCATGGGGATGTTCCAAGTTTCTGGAATCGTGATAATGCTTATAAGTCATGGGGCTATGATTACTTCTTTAGTTCCAATTATTATAAGCAAAAGAAGAGTTATAACGTTGGCTATGGTATGAAGGATAAGATATTCTTGAAGGATTCTGCCCAATATATTGAACAGTTACCACAGCCATTTTATGCAAAACTGATTACTGTTACTAATCATTATCCATATACTTTGGATAAAAAGAACCAGAGCATTTCTAAGACGAATACTGGCGATAAGACTGTCGATGGTTATGTCCAAACAGCAAGGTATTTGGATGAATCTATTGGCGAGTTTATGAATTGGTTAAAAGAAACCGGATTAGACAAAAAGAGTATGATTGTCTTCTATGGTGATCACTATGGTATTTCTGACAACCATAAAAAGGCAATGGCTAAACTTACAGGTATTAAAGGATTTAACGATTTTGATAATGCCCAGTATCAACGTGTACCATTTATGATTCATATGGATGGATTAAAAGGCGGTATTAACCATACTTATGGTGGAGAAATTGATGTCTTGCCAACTATTTTAAATCTATTGGGAATTGATAATAAGAATATGATTCAGTTTGGTAGTGATCTATTATCGAGTGAACATTCGCAAGTCGTGGCCTTCAGGAATGGTGATTTTGTATCGCCAACGGTTACTAAGGTAGGAAGTACCTACTATAATACTAAGAATGGTAAAGTTGATAAGAAGATTTCTAAGACTGAAAAGGACAAGTTGGCTAATAAGGTCACAACTGAATTATCATTGTCTGATAGAGTCATAAATGGCGATCTACTGAGATTCCATAAGTTGCCAGGCTTTACAACGGTTAATAAGAAAAACTACTCATATAAGAAGAGTACGGCTTTGAAGAAGCTTAAAGCTGCTGAGAAGAAGAAGGGTACCAGTCTAATTGAACAAAATGATAATAAGTCGATGCTTGACTTGTATCAGACTGACGCTCCAGAACTAAGTAATAATAAATAA
- a CDS encoding lysylphosphatidylglycerol synthase transmembrane domain-containing protein — protein sequence MSRKHIAAIFVMLGLGIGIFWWEARKINFSSLVATFKNLNYFWLAVAFLSILLSYGVEAMVLHTLLKKKEDRKFGWWEMYRIPLIQALFNAITPFSSGGQPAQLVGLMQSKIDGGRASSVLLMKFVIYQAMVLINFIVAMLVSFNSVAKHFSGLATLIVFGMIIHVVTISFLLMIMYYYDFTKKMVQIILKPILFFLNEEKRDKILQSAINSIDSFYKESLVLKREKKKVIKAALLTVVQLFLYYFVVYFVLLALNRDHVNIVDVLVMHIMIVMIVSIFPIPGGSGGAEFSFKTLFAGFIPSSSGLILGMFLWRFITYYLGMFLGIIAVSKKPKIEQQVANKSMERK from the coding sequence ATGAGTAGAAAACATATAGCTGCAATTTTTGTAATGTTAGGCTTAGGAATTGGTATTTTTTGGTGGGAAGCACGAAAAATCAATTTCAGTTCTTTAGTCGCAACGTTTAAGAATTTGAATTACTTTTGGCTCGCGGTAGCATTTTTATCAATTTTGCTATCCTACGGGGTTGAGGCAATGGTATTACATACTTTATTAAAGAAAAAAGAAGATCGAAAGTTTGGTTGGTGGGAAATGTATCGGATTCCTTTGATCCAAGCTCTGTTTAATGCAATCACGCCATTTTCTTCTGGAGGTCAACCAGCCCAGTTAGTTGGTTTGATGCAATCGAAAATTGATGGCGGACGTGCTAGCTCCGTATTGTTAATGAAATTTGTCATTTATCAAGCAATGGTGTTGATTAATTTTATTGTGGCCATGTTAGTAAGTTTTAATAGTGTAGCAAAGCATTTTTCAGGTTTGGCCACTTTGATTGTATTTGGAATGATCATTCATGTGGTTACTATTTCTTTCTTATTAATGATCATGTATTATTATGATTTCACTAAAAAAATGGTTCAAATTATTCTGAAACCGATTTTATTTTTTCTAAATGAAGAAAAACGTGATAAAATTTTACAGTCAGCTATCAATAGCATTGATAGTTTTTATAAAGAGAGTTTAGTTTTAAAACGTGAGAAGAAAAAAGTTATTAAGGCAGCTCTTTTGACGGTTGTCCAATTATTCTTGTATTACTTTGTAGTCTATTTTGTCTTATTGGCATTGAATCGTGACCATGTGAATATCGTGGATGTATTAGTCATGCACATTATGATTGTCATGATTGTTTCAATCTTTCCAATTCCTGGTGGATCAGGTGGGGCTGAATTCAGTTTTAAAACACTTTTTGCTGGGTTTATACCTTCTTCGTCAGGTTTAATCTTAGGTATGTTTTTATGGAGATTTATTACGTATTATTTGGGGATGTTCTTAGGGATTATCGCAGTTTCGAAAAAACCAAAAATTGAACAACAAGTTGCTAATAAATCTATGGAGCGAAAATAA
- a CDS encoding glycosyltransferase family 4 protein — MIKINMFSSADKVAGQGVGSAYIELINLLKDRFSDEFEIKINDYHKSDLSHYHTIDPQFYLSTFSNKRGRKIGYVHFLPETLEGSINLPQPARGIFYKYVISFYKRMDQIVVVNPTFIDKLVAHGLDRKKIKYIPNFVSTDNFYEKTAEEKVAFRKKIGVPEDKFVVFGDGQVQERKGIDDFYKLAQVNPDIQFIWAGGFSFGKITDGYDRYKEMIDNAPSNMTFTGIVDRNDLVNYYNICDLFLLPSYDELFPMSVLEAFSCGAPVLLRDLELYRAIIDGYYQKADGFSDMNAFINRANQDRSILENYKKKSKEAANQYSEDNLSKIWHDFYTEQYNIAKRDK; from the coding sequence ATGATTAAAATAAACATGTTTTCATCGGCTGATAAAGTAGCTGGTCAGGGTGTAGGTAGTGCCTATATTGAACTGATCAATCTACTAAAAGATCGTTTTAGCGATGAATTTGAAATTAAAATTAATGACTACCATAAAAGTGATTTGAGCCATTATCATACAATTGACCCTCAATTTTATTTATCAACTTTTTCTAATAAGAGAGGACGTAAGATTGGTTATGTTCACTTTCTACCGGAAACATTGGAAGGCAGTATCAATTTGCCCCAACCGGCGCGAGGTATTTTTTATAAATATGTGATAAGTTTTTATAAAAGAATGGATCAAATCGTAGTTGTGAATCCAACTTTTATTGATAAACTGGTTGCACATGGTTTAGATCGTAAGAAAATTAAATATATTCCTAATTTTGTATCAACTGATAATTTTTATGAAAAGACAGCTGAAGAAAAAGTTGCATTTCGAAAAAAAATTGGAGTTCCAGAAGACAAGTTCGTTGTTTTCGGTGACGGACAAGTTCAAGAGCGTAAGGGAATTGATGATTTCTATAAATTGGCTCAAGTCAATCCAGATATTCAATTTATCTGGGCGGGTGGATTTTCATTTGGCAAGATTACTGATGGATATGACCGTTATAAGGAAATGATTGATAATGCTCCTAGTAATATGACTTTTACAGGTATCGTTGACCGAAATGATTTGGTAAATTATTATAATATTTGTGATTTATTCTTATTACCATCATATGATGAATTGTTCCCAATGTCTGTCTTAGAGGCATTCAGTTGTGGGGCACCAGTTTTGTTACGTGATTTGGAATTGTATCGAGCCATTATTGACGGTTATTATCAAAAAGCAGATGGATTTTCTGACATGAATGCTTTTATAAATCGTGCTAATCAAGATCGATCGATTTTGGAGAATTATAAGAAAAAATCAAAGGAAGCTGCTAATCAATATTCAGAAGACAATTTGAGTAAGATTTGGCATGACTTTTATACTGAACAATATAATATTGCTAAACGGGATAAATAA
- a CDS encoding glycosyltransferase family 4 protein produces the protein MNIGIFTDTYFPQVSGVATSIQTLKNDLERKGHSVYIFTTTDPNVPKETIEPNIFRLASVPFISFTDRRIAIRGMFHAVELAKELKLDIVHTQTEFSLGMIGKFVAKQLKIPFVHTYHTMYEDYLHYVLNGHLLKPYHVKQMTRLFLKNASGVVAPSKQVKETMDRYGIKAPVSIIPTGVDLSEYTKPVNAAVIREKLGLSKDTPVILMLSRIALEKKIDHMLKSMPELLQYDPKIMLVIVGDGPDMDELVQMSQDLKISNNVIFTGEVAHDQISPYYHMADIFVSSSDTESQGLTYIEAIASGLKIIVRSAPYTDALLTDPSVGVTFNQDDQLVPKIKTYLDHPNSFDDRQARQKVLYGISSDGFGNSILSFYRHAEDYFVREKLSDSSIDPEEYSND, from the coding sequence ATGAACATCGGGATTTTTACTGATACATACTTCCCTCAGGTCAGTGGGGTTGCAACGTCGATTCAGACACTGAAGAATGATCTGGAAAGAAAGGGTCATTCAGTTTATATTTTTACGACGACTGATCCAAATGTTCCAAAGGAAACGATTGAGCCAAATATCTTTCGCCTGGCTAGCGTTCCCTTTATTTCGTTTACTGATCGAAGAATTGCCATCAGAGGAATGTTTCACGCAGTCGAATTGGCAAAAGAATTAAAGTTGGATATTGTTCATACTCAAACTGAGTTTTCATTAGGGATGATAGGAAAATTTGTCGCAAAGCAGTTGAAGATTCCATTTGTTCATACTTATCACACTATGTATGAGGACTATTTACACTATGTTCTCAATGGTCATTTACTAAAGCCATATCATGTTAAACAGATGACGAGACTTTTCTTAAAGAATGCATCAGGAGTCGTAGCACCTAGTAAACAAGTGAAAGAAACTATGGATCGCTACGGTATAAAAGCTCCAGTTTCAATTATTCCAACTGGGGTGGATTTATCCGAATATACTAAACCGGTCAATGCTGCTGTTATTCGTGAAAAATTGGGTTTATCTAAAGATACACCAGTTATTTTGATGTTAAGTCGAATTGCTTTGGAAAAGAAAATTGATCATATGTTGAAGTCAATGCCAGAACTGTTACAATACGATCCTAAAATTATGTTGGTTATCGTAGGAGACGGTCCTGATATGGATGAATTAGTTCAGATGAGTCAAGACTTGAAGATCAGCAATAATGTCATATTTACTGGCGAAGTTGCCCATGATCAAATTTCACCATATTATCATATGGCTGATATCTTTGTGTCCTCAAGTGATACCGAATCACAAGGTTTAACTTACATTGAGGCGATTGCTTCTGGATTGAAAATCATTGTTAGAAGTGCACCTTATACTGACGCCTTGTTGACTGATCCTTCAGTTGGTGTAACATTCAACCAAGACGACCAATTAGTACCCAAGATCAAGACGTATTTGGATCATCCTAATTCATTCGATGATCGCCAAGCACGGCAAAAGGTATTATATGGGATTTCGTCGGATGGATTTGGCAATTCAATTCTCAGTTTTTATCGTCATGCTGAAGATTACTTTGTAAGAGAGAAGCTTTCAGATTCATCAATTGATCCGGAGGAGTATTCTAATGATTAA
- a CDS encoding QueT transporter family protein has protein sequence MSNLKVRDITQLALIAALYVAVTIAPVISAFSYGQIQFRVSEILMLLPFFNHKYSWSLIIGCFISNIFSASLGAYDLILGTLATAIACYLITRLPKENKFLWLVPIICAVVNGLIVGAELHFVLKLPFALNFVTVGLGELVVVAIGAVIFYFLMKNQNFKKLIA, from the coding sequence TTGAGTAATTTAAAGGTAAGGGATATTACACAGTTAGCTTTGATTGCTGCGCTTTATGTAGCAGTGACCATTGCACCAGTTATCTCGGCATTCTCATACGGTCAAATTCAATTTAGAGTTTCAGAGATTTTGATGTTATTGCCGTTTTTCAATCATAAGTATAGTTGGTCTTTGATTATTGGATGTTTTATTTCTAATATATTTAGTGCCTCATTAGGGGCTTATGATTTGATCCTAGGAACTTTGGCGACCGCAATTGCTTGTTACTTGATTACGAGATTGCCAAAGGAAAATAAATTTTTATGGTTAGTACCAATAATTTGTGCGGTGGTTAACGGTTTGATTGTTGGAGCAGAATTACACTTCGTCTTAAAATTGCCGTTTGCTTTAAATTTTGTCACGGTCGGATTAGGTGAATTGGTTGTTGTGGCAATTGGTGCCGTAATATTCTATTTTTTGATGAAAAATCAAAATTTTAAAAAATTAATAGCTTAA
- a CDS encoding deoxynucleoside kinase — translation MIVLSGAIGAGKSSLATILSEHLGTEAFYEQVDNNPVLPLFYKDPKKYAFLLQIYFLNKRFDSIKKAMVQDNNVLDRSIYEDSLFFHMNADMGRATPQEVKVYDELLDNMMQELPYAAAKKAPDLLVHLDISYDTMIHRIEKRGRSYEQPEQDPTLPEYYKQLLSRYDGWYDDYDYSPKMKIDGDKYDFVENPADQKKVLELIDEQLRSRGTLK, via the coding sequence ATGATCGTATTGAGCGGCGCAATTGGAGCCGGAAAGAGTTCATTGGCGACTATTTTATCAGAACACTTGGGAACAGAAGCATTTTATGAACAAGTTGACAATAATCCGGTTTTGCCATTATTTTATAAAGACCCTAAAAAATATGCATTTCTATTACAAATTTACTTTTTAAACAAACGTTTTGATTCAATTAAGAAAGCAATGGTACAGGATAATAATGTTTTGGACCGTTCAATCTATGAAGATTCATTATTTTTCCATATGAATGCTGATATGGGTAGAGCAACTCCACAAGAAGTAAAAGTTTATGACGAGCTTTTGGATAATATGATGCAAGAATTACCATATGCTGCAGCTAAGAAAGCTCCTGACTTATTGGTACATCTTGATATTTCTTATGATACAATGATTCATCGAATTGAAAAACGCGGTCGTTCATATGAACAACCAGAACAAGATCCTACTTTGCCTGAATATTATAAGCAACTTCTTAGTCGTTATGATGGTTGGTATGATGATTATGATTACAGTCCTAAGATGAAAATTGATGGTGATAAGTATGATTTTGTTGAAAATCCAGCAGATCAAAAAAAGGTTTTAGAATTGATTGATGAACAATTACGTTCTAGAGGGACTTTAAAGTAG